The Fulvivirga maritima genome segment CTACTGAGCGTTTGGAGCTTAAGAAGTATAACCCTATTCTTAAGAAATATACCATTCACAAAGAAATTAAATAACTATGGCTAAGAAAGTAGTTGCAACCCTTCAGAAAAAAGAAGGAAAGAATTTTGCGAAAGTGATAAGAGCCGTTAGATCTGAGAAGACTGGTGCTTATACTTTCAGGGAAGAGATGGTTCCTGTTGATCAGGTTAAGGATACTTTGGATAAAAAGTAATCAAAACTTATTTGAAATCTTGTTAAAGTCCCTTCCGAATAGTTGTCGGAAGGGACTTTTTTGTTATTTTCACCGTGTATATGTACCTATTTGATAATGAGTGTCTTTCAATTAGGTTTAAACCAACAACATTATGGCAATTTTTGGAGGTCTATTCTCAAAAGATAAGAAAGAGTCTCTTGATAAGGGATTAGAAAAAACAAAGGAAAGTTTTTTCACTAAGCTTGGAAAAGCGGTAGTAGGTAAGTCTAAAGTAGATGAAGAAGTATTAGATGAATTGGAAGAGGTTCTTATTACTTCAGATGTGGGCGTAAACACTACTATTAAGGTTATTGAGAGAATAGAAGAGCGAGTTGCCAGAGATAAGTACATGGGTGTAGAGGAGCTTGATAAAATTCTTAGAGAAGAAATAGCAGGCTTACTGGCAGAGAATAACACGCAAGATCTTAAGGATTTTTCTATTCCTGAAGGAGTAAAAAGACCTTACGTAATTATGGTAGTAGGGGTTAATGGTGTGGGTAAAACTACCACTATTGGTAAACTTTCTGCTCAATATAAAAGCAAAGGCCTTAAAGTGGTGCTGGGTGCAGCGGATACTTTTAGAGCTGCAGCTGTAGATCAAATTAAATTATGGGGTGACCGTGTAGGGGTTCCTGTAGTATCAAAAGGAATGAATACTGATCCTTCTGCCGTAGCATTTGATGCTGTAAAGCAAGGGGTGGATGAAGGAGCTGACGTAGTTATTATAGATACAGCCGGTAGGTTACACACCAAAGTGAACTTAATGAATGAGCTCTCTAAAATTAAGAGGGTAATGCAGAAATTCATACCTGAAGCTCCGCACGAAGTATTACTAGTGTTAGATGGTAGTACTGGTCAAAATGCTTCAATCCAGGCGAGAGAATTTACTAAGGCTACAGAAGTAACTGCACTGGCTATTACCAAATTAGACGGTACCGCCAAAGGTGGCGTGGTAATAGGTATCTCCGACGAATTTAAAATTCCTGTTAAATATATTGGTGTAGGCGAAAAGGTTGAAGACCTGCAGGTGTTTAATAAAATGGAATTTGTAGATTCTTTCTTTAAGAAATAGTTAATTACTATTTCTTTGGGTAATCCGGAACAGGCACTTTCCTTATAGGTATTCTGAACATGATCCAATAGTTGAATCCCCAGGTTACATTGTCTTCAGCTAAACCATAGCCGGGGATGGTATGGGGCATAAGTTCTTCTTCTTCAAAATTGCTCAGGCGCACTTTAAATCTGGCGGTGTAACCCATCCAAAGAGGTTTGGCTATTTGTACTTTTAAGCCGGTAGTTAATTCAAACCAGTGCGCTGTTATATTGCTATTTTCTAAGTTTCCGTTAGTCACTCCATAAGTGGGGTCATTGTTAATGTAGGAGAGGTTATCTGAAAAGGAAGATAAAGCATAGCGTAAGCCTACAAACAAAGCACTCCTGTCAGGGTCTTTTACCAGAAAGTTAATATCCGGGCCCAGTTTTAAATAAGATCCCTTTACTTCATAAGCTGCGCTGTCGTTGTCAGTGCTCATGGATTGCTCCATACGACCAAGCTCCACATTAAAAAGGTATTTATGAAAATCTATATCAGCAGTGATGTTAAACTCTGTATATTCATCTTTGGTGAAAGTTTTTACTATACTAATCACATCAGTACCTATACGCACTCCTGTAGGAATGTACATAGTGCTAGAGTCTAAGGCATTAATTACAGAATCAGTTTTAGCTTTTACCGTCTTTTCTTTTTTGGGTTTCGGTTTATCTTCTGTTTCTTCATCCTTCAGGTCTTGAGCGGAAGAAATTAAACATGCCAAAAGAAGGCTGGCGCTAATTAAATATTTTAACATCTTCAGTGCTGCTGTTTGATAATATATTGTTAACTACAACTACAGAATCCATAGTGGTAGAGGCGATTTCAAGATTTCTTATTATGTATTCTACTCCGCATTCATCAGATATAAAACGGGTACTGACGTCATAGGTAAACGTGATATCAGAGTCTCCATACTCAGTACTAAAATAGAAGGTTGTGCTGTCATGGTCGGTTCTGAGCGGGAGTTCTAGAGAACTGTATGAATTAGCCACGACCAGATCCTCCTCAACATCGTCAGTTTGAATAGACGAAACCCAAGTTTGCTCTGCATCTCCATCTGTAGTGCTGTAAAAATTAACTACCATTGATGTGGAAGTTATGGTGTTACAGTCTGGGTCTTCCAGGCATGCAGAAAGACCTAAAAGGGTAATAAAAGTGATATAAATTGTAGCGTGTCTCATTTTATAAATGGCAAATATAAAACTTTAGTTGTCTCCATCTTGTATTATATGCTTAAATGTAGATGATGTAATAAATAAAGCAACGTTACTTTCATAGGCTTCTTTTCTATTCAGCACTAGTTTTAGTAATTTTGCATACATTTTTAATTAGCACGATTTGAAAACTAAGGGTAGAAAGAAGGACAAAGTAAACATCGTTACGTTAGGTTGCTCAAAAAATCTGGTAGATTCTGAGGTAATGCTAACGCAGCTTCGTGGCAACAAGATTAATGCCACACATGAAGATAATAATGATGATGCCAATGTGGTGATTGTGAACACATGTGGGTTTATAGATAACGCCAAGCAAGAGTCTATAGACACTATATTGAGGTACGCAGATGCTAAACAAGATGGACTTATCGAAAAGCTATATGTTACTGGGTGCTTATCTCAGCGATATAAAGATGACCTGGAAAAGGAAATTCCGCAAGTAGATGCATTTTTTGGTACTATGGAGCTGCCGCTTTTATTGAAAAAATTTAAAGCAGACTATAAGCACGAGCTTGTTGGGGAAAGAATTCTTACTACTTCTAATCATTACGCTTATTTAAAAATAGCTGAAGGTTGTGATAGACCTTGCTCTTTTTGCGCTATCCCTATAATGAGGGGAAAGCATGTTTCTAAAACTATTGAGGAGTTAGTAACAGAAGCCAAGAATCTTGCTAAATACGGAACCAAAGAGCTGCTACTCATTGCTCAGGATTCTACTTACTATGGCTTAGATATTTACGGCAAACGCAATTTGGCCGATTTATTAAGAAGTCTTTCTGATGTAGAAGGTATAGAGTGGATAAGATTACATTATGCCTTTCCTACGGGCTTCCCTATGGATATTCTTGATGTAATGGCCGAGAGATCTAATATCTGTAATTATATAGATATGCCTTTACAGCATGGCTCTACCCGCGTGCTTAAGCATATGAGAAGAGGTACTACTCGTGAAAAGCAAGAGGCGCTTATTCAGGACATCAGAGCTAAAATGCCAGATATTGCTATAAGAACTACTCTGATAGCCGGGTACCCGGGTGAAACAGAAGAGGAATTTCAGGAAATGTATGATTTTGTGGAAAGAATGCGTTTTGAGAGACTCGGAATCTTCACTTATTCGCATGAAGAAAACACTCATGCCTATAATTTTATTGACGATGTTCCTGCTGATGTGAAACAAGAACGGGCCAATGCCGTAATGGAATTACAGGAAGGTATTTCTTATGACCTTAACCAAAAGAGAATAGGCCAGACTTATAAAGTATTAGTGGATCGTATGGAAGGAGGAAAATATATCGGTAGAACCGAATATGATTCACCTGAAGTAGATAACGAAGTAATTATAGATGAAAAAGATGGCCATATCAGGTTAGGTGATTTTGTTCAAGTGAAAATTAATGATGCGACAGAATTCGATCTATATGGAAGTGTTGTCAATGACTGATGGAATAGCAGTCTGTCAGTGTCATGCGATAACCTTATAATCAAACCGTTCATATGAATATAAATAAAGTTGATTTTACCGAGACGCACCAGTTCTCAGCATTGTTTTTAGATTATATAAAAGGTAAAGATCAACTTAAGGGATTCTATAACCAGTATCCTGAAATAAGTAATTTTCAGAAGCAGATAGAGGAGAGGAATTTCTCAAGTGATACCCGAGAAGTTTTAGTGAAAGTTTTAAAAGAGCAATATCAGCACATAGATGCTGATTATGCACCTATAAAACTGTTGGAAGAGGAGAATACTTTTACCATTACCACAGGCCATCAGCTCAATATTTTTACAGGGCCACTATATTTCATATATAAGTTAGTAACGGTTATTAATACCTGTAAAGAGCTTAAGCAGAATTATCCAGAGTATAATTTTGTGCCGGTATATTGGATGGCTACGGAAGATCATGATTTTGATGAAATCAGATATTTCAGGCTCAGTGGAAAAAAGCACCAATGGAGCACAGAGCAGAAAGGTGGAGTAGGCAGGTTTACTACCAAGGGTATTGAGCAAATAATAGCTTCAGTACCAGGCATGCCTCAGTTTTTTATAGATGCCTATACTAAAAGTAAAAATCTGGCCGATGCTGTGCGTAGTTATGTGCACCATTTATTCGGCGAAGAGGGCTTGTTAGTAGTAGATGGAGATAGCCCTGAGTTAAAGGCGCCCCTAAAGCCTTATATTACAGCCGATGTAATTAATAATGAAACCCTTCCTTTTGTAGAGAAGCATACTTCAGATCTCGAAGAACTTGGTTACAAAACACAGGTTCATGGCAGAGAGATCAACTTTTTTTACTTGGAAGATGGCCTAAGAGAAAGAATAGTAAAGGAAGATGACCATTATAAGGTATTAGACACCGATTTATCTTTTTCTGAAGAGGAAATAAAAAGTTTAATAGATCAGCACCCGGAGAGGTTTAGCCCTAATGTGGTTTTAAGACCGCTATATCAGGAAGTGGTACTGCCTAACTTGGCTTATGCCGGTGGTCCGGCAGAGGTGGTGTATTGGTTACAGCTAAAATCTGCCTTCGATCATTATGGAGTGTCTTTTCCTATGCTTATGCCTAGAAACTTTGCCTTGGTAATACCGGGGCCGGTCAAAAGAAAAATGGATAAGCTGGAGCTATCCTTTTTAGATCTTTTTAAAGGCGGAGCAGAGCTGGAAAAGGAAATAGTAGAAAAATATAGTACTCATGATATTCACCTGAATGGTCAGAAGGAAGCTATTATGGAGTATTTTGATAAGATAAAAGCCCAGGCAACTTCAATAGATCCTACATTGAGTCAGCATGTAGAAGCTCAGCAAACCAAGACCAAAAATAGACTCGAAATCATAGAGAAGAAGTTTATACGTGCAGAAAAGAAGAATCAGTCAGATAAACTGAGACAACTGCATGCTGTGTTAGATGAGCTTTTCCCTGGTGGTAGTCCACAAGAAAGAGTAGACAACTTCCTGAATTTCTACTTAGAAGATACTGAGTTTATAAAGAAACTGATCACAGGTTTTGAACCCCTTGACTTTAGGTTCAACATAATTACTAATGATTGATAAAAACACTTTACGGAAGGCTTACCTGCGAAAACGTAGACTATTAGCAGAAGAGGAGTTTACCCGAAGAAATCAATTATTACAAAGCAGGTTTGAGAGGTTTGTTGAAGAAAACGTACCTAAGGCTGTTCATACATTCCTATCAATAGAAAAACAGGCTGAAGTAAGTACTTTCCCACTAATAGCTATTATGAAAGAGGCGGGAGTAGAGAAAATAGCCATTTCAAAATCATTACCGGCAGGAGAACTTTCTCACTATTGGTTGAATGAAAAGGCCGTTCTTAAAAATAATAAATGGGGCATACCAGAACCTGTAGAAGGTATGGCCGCTGACATCCATGAATTGAACATGGTATTGGTACCTTTAATTTCATTTGATAAAGCCGGTCATAGAATAGGTTATGGTAAAGGTTACTATGATCGTTTCTTGTCTAAGATCCCTAATGTTATAACTGTAGGCCTTTCATTGAGCCCTCCTTTAGACTCCATTCCATTCACAGGAGAGCTTGATGTAGCCTTAAATTACTGCATCACTCCATTTGCTACCTACAGGTTTCAATGAAATCTTCATTAAGTGTAAAAATTACTCTTATTTATTAATTCTTACTTCCACTTTCCTTTTTCCTTGAATTAATATGATTCCTTTTGAAAGAAATAGGACGGTTGCAAAACTTTTTTAAGCGTAATAAATACGGTTTTATTACATGTTTCGGCACACGCTAAATAGATTTAGTATCTTGCAAACAAATCAACCTAAAACCTTTAACATGTTTATTTACCTTTTTCTGCATAAGTCTGTATTGACTTTCTATGCACTATGAGCACCAGGGCTCTCCTGATTGCTCTTTCTCAAAAGACTAACCACATGCTTTTTTATATAATTAACAGACGAATATCTGTAGTTGGCTCTATGGTTTTTTGTATTAGTTAATTTATGTTCAACCAATTTTTATGAAAACAATTTTTACGTTTATTGCGCTCATTTTCTGTAGTGGCTTTATGAGTGTGCATGCAAGAGATATTTATTTATCTCCAAGTGGTAGTGACTCTGGATCAGGCAGCCAGAGTAGTCCTTTGTATAGTTTAGAAGAAGCAGTAGATATGGCTAGTGCCGGTGATAGGATCTACATGAGAGGTGGTACCTATAACTATTCTTCAACTATTAAAATAGAGAAAAGTGGCAGATCAGGATCTATGATTAGCGTTTTGGCTTATAATGGAGAAGTTCCTGTGCTTAGTTTTTCGGCCATGTCAGAAAATTCTTCTAACCGAGGTATAGTGTTAGATGGTGATTATTGGCATTTTAAAG includes the following:
- a CDS encoding 5-formyltetrahydrofolate cyclo-ligase yields the protein MIDKNTLRKAYLRKRRLLAEEEFTRRNQLLQSRFERFVEENVPKAVHTFLSIEKQAEVSTFPLIAIMKEAGVEKIAISKSLPAGELSHYWLNEKAVLKNNKWGIPEPVEGMAADIHELNMVLVPLISFDKAGHRIGYGKGYYDRFLSKIPNVITVGLSLSPPLDSIPFTGELDVALNYCITPFATYRFQ
- the ftsY gene encoding signal recognition particle-docking protein FtsY, with amino-acid sequence MAIFGGLFSKDKKESLDKGLEKTKESFFTKLGKAVVGKSKVDEEVLDELEEVLITSDVGVNTTIKVIERIEERVARDKYMGVEELDKILREEIAGLLAENNTQDLKDFSIPEGVKRPYVIMVVGVNGVGKTTTIGKLSAQYKSKGLKVVLGAADTFRAAAVDQIKLWGDRVGVPVVSKGMNTDPSAVAFDAVKQGVDEGADVVIIDTAGRLHTKVNLMNELSKIKRVMQKFIPEAPHEVLLVLDGSTGQNASIQAREFTKATEVTALAITKLDGTAKGGVVIGISDEFKIPVKYIGVGEKVEDLQVFNKMEFVDSFFKK
- the bshC gene encoding bacillithiol biosynthesis cysteine-adding enzyme BshC; protein product: MNINKVDFTETHQFSALFLDYIKGKDQLKGFYNQYPEISNFQKQIEERNFSSDTREVLVKVLKEQYQHIDADYAPIKLLEEENTFTITTGHQLNIFTGPLYFIYKLVTVINTCKELKQNYPEYNFVPVYWMATEDHDFDEIRYFRLSGKKHQWSTEQKGGVGRFTTKGIEQIIASVPGMPQFFIDAYTKSKNLADAVRSYVHHLFGEEGLLVVDGDSPELKAPLKPYITADVINNETLPFVEKHTSDLEELGYKTQVHGREINFFYLEDGLRERIVKEDDHYKVLDTDLSFSEEEIKSLIDQHPERFSPNVVLRPLYQEVVLPNLAYAGGPAEVVYWLQLKSAFDHYGVSFPMLMPRNFALVIPGPVKRKMDKLELSFLDLFKGGAELEKEIVEKYSTHDIHLNGQKEAIMEYFDKIKAQATSIDPTLSQHVEAQQTKTKNRLEIIEKKFIRAEKKNQSDKLRQLHAVLDELFPGGSPQERVDNFLNFYLEDTEFIKKLITGFEPLDFRFNIITND
- a CDS encoding DUF6452 family protein; the protein is MRHATIYITFITLLGLSACLEDPDCNTITSTSMVVNFYSTTDGDAEQTWVSSIQTDDVEEDLVVANSYSSLELPLRTDHDSTTFYFSTEYGDSDITFTYDVSTRFISDECGVEYIIRNLEIASTTMDSVVVVNNILSNSSTEDVKIFN
- the rimO gene encoding 30S ribosomal protein S12 methylthiotransferase RimO; this translates as MKTKGRKKDKVNIVTLGCSKNLVDSEVMLTQLRGNKINATHEDNNDDANVVIVNTCGFIDNAKQESIDTILRYADAKQDGLIEKLYVTGCLSQRYKDDLEKEIPQVDAFFGTMELPLLLKKFKADYKHELVGERILTTSNHYAYLKIAEGCDRPCSFCAIPIMRGKHVSKTIEELVTEAKNLAKYGTKELLLIAQDSTYYGLDIYGKRNLADLLRSLSDVEGIEWIRLHYAFPTGFPMDILDVMAERSNICNYIDMPLQHGSTRVLKHMRRGTTREKQEALIQDIRAKMPDIAIRTTLIAGYPGETEEEFQEMYDFVERMRFERLGIFTYSHEENTHAYNFIDDVPADVKQERANAVMELQEGISYDLNQKRIGQTYKVLVDRMEGGKYIGRTEYDSPEVDNEVIIDEKDGHIRLGDFVQVKINDATEFDLYGSVVND
- a CDS encoding DUF6048 family protein, which translates into the protein MLKYLISASLLLACLISSAQDLKDEETEDKPKPKKEKTVKAKTDSVINALDSSTMYIPTGVRIGTDVISIVKTFTKDEYTEFNITADIDFHKYLFNVELGRMEQSMSTDNDSAAYEVKGSYLKLGPDINFLVKDPDRSALFVGLRYALSSFSDNLSYINNDPTYGVTNGNLENSNITAHWFELTTGLKVQIAKPLWMGYTARFKVRLSNFEEEELMPHTIPGYGLAEDNVTWGFNYWIMFRIPIRKVPVPDYPKK
- a CDS encoding DUF4295 domain-containing protein, producing MAKKVVATLQKKEGKNFAKVIRAVRSEKTGAYTFREEMVPVDQVKDTLDKK